The Synechococcus sp. WH 8101 sequence CTGATTCATCCCTCGACAAGCGCTTGGCAGGACAGCCTCAGCACAGTCAAGCTTCAAACCCCAACACTGCACCTCACCACCCTCTGGCAGGCACGCGCCGACTTGCTTCCCTGGCTTGGGGTGATCGTACCGATGGGACTGTTCAATGTGATCGGGTCTTTGCAGAATCTGGATAGCGCTGATGCCGCAGGAGATCACTACGGCACTCGCTCCTGCCTCTTGATTGATGGCATCGGCACGTTGGCAGCCGCAGCCTTGGGATCCTGTTTTCCGACAACGATCTACATCGGTCATTCAGGCTTCAAAGACCTCGGGGCCCGTTCGGGTTATTCGTGGCTCAATGGTGTGGTGATGGGAGCAGCCTGCTTCCTTGGACTGTTCGGTCTGATCTCACTGCTAGTTCCCATTGATGCCGGTATGGCGATCGTGCTCTACATCGGGATTGCGATGACGTCACAAGCGTTTCAGGCCACACCGTCCAGGCATGCGCCGGCCGTGGTGTTGGGAATCCTGCCTGGCCTGGCGGGATGGGGAGCACAATTACTGAAAGCTGGCCTGCGAACAGGCGGGTTGGGGAGCGAGGCCAGACCCTTCAACGAGTCGATGATCACCCAGTTGGCATCAGGTGATGTCTGGGCGGCGGGTGCCTTTGCACTTGAGCAAGGACAGATCATCACATCGATGCTGTTAGCCGCCCTGTTGGTCTTTGCCATTGAAAAGCGGTTTCTCGCTGCGGCAGTCTGTAGCGGCTCAGCAGCTGTTCTGTCCTGGTTCGGGGTGCTGCATGCCTGGTCGTTCTCAACAGCAGACACCGTTTTGAATCTGGGCTGGGGGACGGGCCAGCCTTGGGCGATTGCCTATGGCGTCATCACTGTGTTGATTCTGATTGCCCGGATGCTTCCGCAAGATTCTCAAATCGCTGGATGAACCTAGGTCTGGAAGAGGTCGTCTGCTTCATCAAAGCCGGCGGTGCAGCGACAAAGGCAAAGGTTGAGATGATGACGTCACGGTTGGCTCAGATTTCAGTGCTTGGCTCTCTACTGATCACCTTCAACATCCCCAGCCCTCATCTGGAAGGCACGCTGCTACCACGCGGTTTCTTCCTTGGCGTTGGCTTGATCTACCTGGCTGCCCTTGCCGTAGACCGACTGGCGGCGAGCTGGCGTTTGCCAGGGGCTGCCGCCGTGTTGCTCCTGGGCTTTCTGATTCCCACAGCATGGTTGAACCAATCTCAGCTCCTTGATGCCGCTCACGAGGAAACCCTGCATCGGGTCAGCCTGGCGCTCCTGATGTTCTACGCCGGTTGTGTTGAACGCTACATCCAACACATGAACTGCATAGACTCGAACCCTAGATGGGCACATCCTTCAGAATGGACCTGGTCTCTCATTATGAAGACAGTAGATAAGGATTGATTGAGTCTGATCGTTATCGTCATTCCTTTGGATCTCTGTGATCGCTGCTTCACTGTCTAGCTGTACTCCCCTGTCATGCAATCTAATCCGCAGAACCGACTTGATTCTTCAGAAGAATGGGCTGACATTCTCATAATGACAGGATTGCATGAAGAATTGGTAGGGCTCCAAAGGGTATTTGGAAGTGAATGTCATAGACTGGCTCGATATGGGACCTCCTATCTCGTCTACGAATGGAGGCGATCATCACGACATGTGCGGATTGTTGCCCTTCGACAGCAGGAGAAAGGGTTAACCAGCTCGGCAGTCACGGCAACGAAGGCGTTGTGCCTCTGGCGGCCCAAACTAGCAGTGATGACTGGCATCTGTGCCGGCGTAAAATCAGCTGTCAATTTAGGAGACCTGGTCGTAGCTAGCCAATGTTTTGAGCACTCCAGCGGCCAGCTCAGGGATGGTGAATTGATTCCTGAGCAGAATCGAGTATCAACACCGCCGTGGGTACTAGATTTTTTGATGGCGCACACAGATTCCCAGGAGTTGCAAGAGCAAGTTCGAGTTGGTTTCGGCCAGTCGTTGCCCTCTGATCTGATACCAACCATTCATTATGGTGCGATGGCATGCGGTCCGCAAGTGATAAAAGATCAATCGTATATTGAGAGCCTGAAAAGCAAAGAGCATTCCCTGCTTGCCATCGATATGGAGTCGTACGGGATTGCACTCGCCGCCTCGATGTGTAGCACGTATGTGCGCCCGATCGTTCCCTTGATCGTGAAGGGTGTATGTGATTTTGCTGATTCAGAAAAGACAGACGCATGGCACGATTATTGTTCTTATGCAAGCGCTGCGTTTCTACATGCAGTTCTTGACCGAGCCATCAGTCGCGAAAGGGCCTACAATTGGATTAAAGACATCGCAAATGATGACTGATTTGCATGCCGTTGACACTCTGATCTCTGGAGGCATTGTCGTCACCATGGACTCCCATCGTCGTGTCATCGCCGATGGGGCCGTTGCTGTTAAGGCCGGCAAGATCGTATCGGTGGGCGAGCGTCAATCTGTTGAAGCAGTCTGCAGTCCTCAGGATCGCATCGATGCCCAAGGACGCACGGTGATTCCGGGGTTGATCAACGGCCATGCCCACCTGCCGATGACCCTGTTCCGCGGTCTGGCGGATGACCAGGATGTCGATGAGTGGCTGCAGCACACGATCTTCCCAGCCGAGGCGATGAACGTGGATGAGGCATTTGTGCGTTGCGGAACGCGACTTGGCCTTGCTGAGTTGATACGAGGCGGGATCACCACCGTCTGCGATATGTATTACTTCGAAAATGCCGTTGCCGAGGAGATGGCGGCGGCTGGGCTCCGCGGCTTACTTGGTCAGGCTTTGATCGACTTCCCCTCTCCCGATGCCAACGACTATGCGACGGCGCTCGATGTCATCCATCGTTTTGTGGAGCGTTGGCGTGGTCATCATTTGATTACCCCGGCCATCGCTCCACATGCCCCCTACACCGTAGGGGATGAGCACCTGAAGGAAGCCCACCGTTTTGCTCTCGACCACGATTGCCCGTTCATCATCCACCTGGCAGAAAGTCAACACGAGGTGGCTGAAAGTATGCGGCTCAAGGGTGCCAGGCCCGTGGAACATCTTTCCCATCTCGGTGTTTTAAGCAATCGCATGGTAGCAGCGCATGTTGTCTGGGCTGAAAACCATGAACTTGATCTGTTGGCCGACCATGGCGTCGGCGTGGTACATAACCCTCAGTCGAACATGAAACTTGCCTCGGGGGTGGCACCGTTACCACAGATGCTGATGCGGGATATGGCCGTAGGCTTGGGCACGGATGGTTCAGCCTCCAATAATGATTTGAGCTTGTGGGAGGAAATTGACACAGCCGCCAAGCTGCACAAACTGGTTACGGCTGATCCCAAGATGATCTCTGCTCAACAGGCGTTTGAGCTCGCCACGATTCACGGAGCCAGAGCTCTGCATCTGGATCAACAGATCGGCTCGCTGGAGGTGGGCAAGCGAGCCGACATCGTAGTGCTGGAGATGGAGGCGATCAACCAGGTTCCCCTTAGCAGTATTTACTCAGCGCTGGTGTATGCCACCAAGGCCAACGATGTCTGCGATCTGATGGTGGAAGGCCAGGTATTGCTTCGTGATCGCCAGTTAACCACGATCGACGAGAGAATGGTAAAAGATGTTGGCCTTGTGCTGCGAAAGAAGATCGTCGACCGACTGCAAGTCCCACTCTGAATTTTTTAGTGGTATTCCCGGATCGCTGTTGTCATTGCGACCCAGATTCACAATCGGATGTATGCCGCTCTTGCACCATTCATGGTGAAGAGGTCTATTAGCGTGGTGGAATTGAGGGGTTAGCACGAGATCCCAAAAAATTAAATTTGATCCTCGACTATGTTTGAGCAAATCAAGTTGATTGTTGGGAGCTCGCAGCCTTGGTTGTGAGTTCCAAAGTCGTCTGCTTCTGCAATCTACATCCCCAACATGTCATGAGCTCTGCCATCGCAGTGAATTGCGCCGATTGCATGAAGCTGACGCGCAGCAAACCAAAAAGTATTCATTTTTACATCTTCACTAGGCTCGATAGCCAAGCTAGGGCGTTGGCTAAGGCCCTGATTCGGAAACTCCTACGAATGTAGGTGGTTAAAGGGTTTGCCTGCAACTATGGTGACGGGAAACTGCTTATCAAACGATGACTAAGTTCGTACTACATGGCCTTGATGCCGTTCAGGCTGAGTTCTTTGCCTTGATCGAAGGTGATCCTGAACTACGAACGGCCTTCACTGCGATCGCTGAATCCATTGAGAGTGGTGAAGCTAGTGTATTCGAGCGAAGCATGTCCGATTGGCTCAAGTGGCTCGACGATGAGGGGTATAGCGCGCAAACAGTACAAGATAACTCAAATAGATTTGTATCACTCCTTCATGACGCTGGAATTTCGCATCTCATCAGTGGTGACACGAAAACAAATTATTTAGTGCAAGAGCTGAAACAAGTTCCTCATTTGCTCGAGTTGTTGTTCACTCTTTTTGATCATTCGTTAACACTTCATTCTGATGTAGTCGGAGCCGCAGGTGGAACGGGGCTGGCTCGCGGTAAAATTGTGGCTAAGCGTCTTGGTGTAGATCGGAAAAAACTGGCGATTCGAGAAGGTGCAGGTGAGGCTCGGGAAGCATCGAGCGAATTTGATAGCACAGCGCGAGATGGCCAAAGCCAAGGAGGTCTTAACGACCGAGGACTTGAGCCGCGCCGTGACGAGTTTGGCGGCAGAGCACAAGATGTTGCAGACCGGATCAGCACAGCGCGAGAAGGGCGGTACGTCACAAGGGAGGACGGCCTCAATGACCGCGGCCTAGAGCCCCGCCGTGACTACATGCCAACGGGTGCCGAAATGGATTACAAAGCCGAAATGCGGGAGACTACGCCCGGATCGGAGGGCGCTACAGAGAATCGTGGTGGTGAGTCTCAGCGTGCGGCAGACCGGATCAGCACAGCGCGAGAAGGGCGATACGTCACAAGGGAGGACGGCCTCAATGACCGCGGCATGGAGCCCCGCCGTGACTACATGCCAACAGGTGGAGAACGGGATGCAAGAGCTGAAATAGTGCCTGAAGAAGGTCGCAACGGTGCAGGAGTGGAGAGCCCAGCGACGAAGGCCTATGACGATGTGCGAGAGGTGGTAAGGGAAGAGCGAGAACCCATCATTGGTGGAAAAGGAGGAGTGGAGAGACCAGAAGCGAGGAGGTATGACGATGTGCGAGAGGTCATCAGAGATGAGCGTGACCCCATCACGTACGCCTCAAGGGAGGACGACCTCAATGACCGCGGCATTGAGCCCCGCCGTGACTACATGCCAACGGGTGCCGAAATGGATTACAAAGCCGAAATGCGGGAGACTACGCCCGGATCGGAGGGCGCTACAGAGAATCGTGGTGGTGAGTCTCAGCGTGCGGCAGACCGGATCAGCACAGCGCGAGAAGGGCGTTACGTCACAAGGGAGGACGGCCTCAATGACCGCGGCATGGAGCCCCGCCGTGACTACATGCCAACAGGTGGAGAACGGGATGCAAGAGCTGAAATAGTGCCTGAAGAAGGTCGCAACGGTGGAGGACTTAGCCCAGAAGCGAGTAGGGTATATGAGCGAGAGGAAAGAATAGAGAGGAGAGCGGATATGGTCGCTGACGATGTAGCCAAAGTAGCCAAATTGGAGATGCCTGGTCGCAACGGTGGAGGAGTGGAGAGCCCAGCAGCGAAGGCCTTTGACGATGTGCGAACGGTGGTAAGGGAAGAGCGAGAACCCATCATGGGTGGAAAAGGAGGAGTAGAGAGTCCAGAAGCGAGGAGGTATGACGACGTGCGAGAGGAAAGAATAGAGATGAGAGCGGATATGGTCGCTGACGATGTAGCCAAAGTAGCCAAATTGGAGATGCCTGGTCGCAACGGTGGAGGAGTGGAGAGCCCAGCAGCGAAGGCCTTTGACGATGTGCGAACGGTGGTAAGGGAAGAGCGAGAACCCATCATGGGTGGAAAAGGAGGAGTAGAGAGTCCAGAAGCGAGGAGGTATGACGACGTGCGAGAGGAAAGAATAGAGATGAGAGAGGATATGGTCGCTAAAGATGTAGCCGAATTGGAGATGCCTGGTCGCAACGGTGGAGGAGTGGAGAGCCCAGCAGCGAAGGCCTTTGACGATGTGCGAACGGTGGTAAGGGAAGAGCGAGAACCCATCATGGGTGGAAAAGGAGGAGTAGAGAGTCCAGAAGCGAGGAGGTATGACGACGTGCGAGAGGAAAGAATAGAGATGAGAGAGGATATGGTCGCTAAAGATGTAGCCGAATTGGAGATGCCTGGTCGCAACGGTGGAGGAGTGGAGAGCCCAGCAGCGAAGGCCTTTGACGATGTGCGAACGGTGGTAAGGGAAGAGCGAGAACCCATCATGGGTGGAAAAGGAGGAGTAGAGAGTCCAGAAGCGAGGAGGTATGACGACGTGCGAGAGGAAAGAATAGAGATGAGAGAGGATATGGTCGCTAAAGATGTAGCCGAATTGGAGATGCCTGGTCGCAACGGTGGAGGAGTGGAGAGTCCAGCAGCGAGGAGGTATGACGATGTGCGAGAGGTCATCAGAGATGAGCGTGACCCCATCACCTACGCCACAAGGGAGGACGGACTCAATGACCGCGGCCTAGAGCCCCGCCGTGACTACATGCCAACGGATGGCGAACTGGATGCAAAAGCCGAAATGCGGGAGACTAAGCCCGACATGCTCGGTGCCACCGAATGAAGTACCAGCAGTCATAGAAGATAGTGTTCATCACCCTTCCCCATTTTCACAAATGGGGAAGATTTTTCATCTCTGGGGTTAAGATGAAGCTAGTCCACAACTACGTATGACGGACTCACACCATGGCTAGCAATGGTTACCTGACACCACGAGACTTAGCTCGATTAGCATTCATCGAAATGAAATCGAATAATTCCAATCTTACCTCCTCGTTATCGAATGCATGTCATGGATAAAGATTGGTGATGAACAAAGAAGAACGGCCAGCAGGTCGCTTTGATCTGACGACAAGCGAATTCACAAATAGGACGGTTACAGTTAATTCTTTGCTTCGAAACTACAATATAATAGCTGCAACAGGATCACTCTTGGAAGCGCATCTTTTGGCTAGGTTGGGTATTAGTGGAGGGTTTCCAAATCTCGTGGGCTGTGGCACCGACCTTAACGAGGTCCGACAGCTGTGTGCGAATACGAACAATATCCTATTGTTCATGACTGAATCTATAAGTTCCGATTACGGCGCCAAACTCATCAAACTGCTTCGCAAAGACTTCGATTCAATCAAGATTGTTTATATACTTCAGGAAGGAACCATCGCAAACATAATTCGTACATTTGACATAGATGCAGTGCTTATGACAACTTCGTTCGGAACAGGTGCTGTTGCGATTGCACTGTCAGAGATAACTTCAGGCCGTCGCTATCTTGACAAAGCATTCCTAAGGAACCTTTCTCAATCAAGCGTAATATTGACAAAGCGTGAACAGCAAGTGCTTGAATATTTGAAAACAGGCCTGACGAATAAAGAAATTGCAAACAAATTGACAATATCACCAGTGACTGTTCGTGATTATGTGCAAAATCTTATGGTGAAGCTAAATGCAACAAATAGAACGATGGTTGTTGTCAATGCAGGAAACATCGGCTTGACGTAGGTCAGTTGCAACACCGTCCACTCATGCCTACATTTGTAGGTGGTGTGCTGGCCTCTAAATCAATATCATTTGCACAGCTGATTAACTTGTATGCTTGAGAAAAGTGCCAATGATTTAGTTGATCGTCGTTTTGTATACATCACAGGTAGCCTGGCCCTACTAACAGGGGCAACATTGCTTTGGTCTATTTTTGGTAGTCTAAAGCTTGAATCAACTGGGATCGGAATCATTGTACGCGGTAAGCATTTCTACACCATTAACAGTAAACAGCAGGGTGTCGTTGCTAAGCAGTTCTTTGAACTGGATGAGCCAGTAAAAGCTGGAGATATTCTCATGTCTCTGGATACACAGATGGATCAGCTTGGTCTCCAAGCTTCAACTAAAACTCTCGGGTTATCACGACCATTGAGTTTGCTTAGCGATCAAGCAGGTAAGCGTGCTGAACAGATCGCCAAAGATAACATATTCTCTGCCGAGAAACTTTTCAATCGCAATGCTCCATCTCTGAGAAGCTTAATTCAAAAGCAAGAGCTAGCTTATCAGGGAGTTCAAGAACTCTATTCACAAAACAAGGTGAGTAGTGACGAACTTGCATCTGCTTTTTCTTCACTCGTAGATCTAAAGCAACAGCTTGCAGGCCTAGAGAATAGTGTACAAGAACAAAAGTCTAATTATCAACAGCTCTTGCAGGCAAATGCACAGGCTAAAATTAATTTAGAATCGCAGAATATATCAACAGATTCTAATGTGAAACAGTCGCAACTTGCGCTTGATCAATCGAAACTTATACGTTCACCAATCGATGGAACAATGATTAGTTACGACGTACAGCTTGGTGGATACGCAAATCCTGGAG is a genomic window containing:
- a CDS encoding amidohydrolase family protein — translated: MTDLHAVDTLISGGIVVTMDSHRRVIADGAVAVKAGKIVSVGERQSVEAVCSPQDRIDAQGRTVIPGLINGHAHLPMTLFRGLADDQDVDEWLQHTIFPAEAMNVDEAFVRCGTRLGLAELIRGGITTVCDMYYFENAVAEEMAAAGLRGLLGQALIDFPSPDANDYATALDVIHRFVERWRGHHLITPAIAPHAPYTVGDEHLKEAHRFALDHDCPFIIHLAESQHEVAESMRLKGARPVEHLSHLGVLSNRMVAAHVVWAENHELDLLADHGVGVVHNPQSNMKLASGVAPLPQMLMRDMAVGLGTDGSASNNDLSLWEEIDTAAKLHKLVTADPKMISAQQAFELATIHGARALHLDQQIGSLEVGKRADIVVLEMEAINQVPLSSIYSALVYATKANDVCDLMVEGQVLLRDRQLTTIDERMVKDVGLVLRKKIVDRLQVPL
- a CDS encoding NCS2 family permease, translated to MPTALTRLLGPWRPGDLDGFLALGLNNLIQILLIISLCRGILGYPDALLFGQILPAAGVSLLVGNLAYTHLARRLAAREKRSDCTALPYGINTVSLFAYIFLVMLPVKLAALNSGQPEAAAITRSWHAGMVACLGSGLIETAGAFCADRLRRWLPRAALLSTLSGIALGYIALGFLLRTYANPLVGLASLAVILLGYYARVQWPLPTGLMAVLLGMVLAWSSGLIHPSTSAWQDSLSTVKLQTPTLHLTTLWQARADLLPWLGVIVPMGLFNVIGSLQNLDSADAAGDHYGTRSCLLIDGIGTLAAAALGSCFPTTIYIGHSGFKDLGARSGYSWLNGVVMGAACFLGLFGLISLLVPIDAGMAIVLYIGIAMTSQAFQATPSRHAPAVVLGILPGLAGWGAQLLKAGLRTGGLGSEARPFNESMITQLASGDVWAAGAFALEQGQIITSMLLAALLVFAIEKRFLAAAVCSGSAAVLSWFGVLHAWSFSTADTVLNLGWGTGQPWAIAYGVITVLILIARMLPQDSQIAG
- a CDS encoding HlyD family efflux transporter periplasmic adaptor subunit codes for the protein MLEKSANDLVDRRFVYITGSLALLTGATLLWSIFGSLKLESTGIGIIVRGKHFYTINSKQQGVVAKQFFELDEPVKAGDILMSLDTQMDQLGLQASTKTLGLSRPLSLLSDQAGKRAEQIAKDNIFSAEKLFNRNAPSLRSLIQKQELAYQGVQELYSQNKVSSDELASAFSSLVDLKQQLAGLENSVQEQKSNYQQLLQANAQAKINLESQNISTDSNVKQSQLALDQSKLIRSPIDGTMISYDVQLGGYANPGDPLVTIAPKHGPLRAILLVGSDQFGRIKNGDRVLVSPSASPSIRFGYIKGKVVAKADAPATSAELLKAFGSQDIVQSLLQSFSKEGQVNLPYLVNVLIEEKNQQPIWTLGRQPPWGLRPGSQASARIISEQVRPISLLIPFLRQI
- a CDS encoding response regulator transcription factor — protein: MNKEERPAGRFDLTTSEFTNRTVTVNSLLRNYNIIAATGSLLEAHLLARLGISGGFPNLVGCGTDLNEVRQLCANTNNILLFMTESISSDYGAKLIKLLRKDFDSIKIVYILQEGTIANIIRTFDIDAVLMTTSFGTGAVAIALSEITSGRRYLDKAFLRNLSQSSVILTKREQQVLEYLKTGLTNKEIANKLTISPVTVRDYVQNLMVKLNATNRTMVVVNAGNIGLT